The genomic DNA TCCCGGCGGGCCTTTCGGTGCTGCTGTCCCGTCCGTCAGACGGTCTCGGGAAGCTCCTCGAGCCCCTCGGTGACCAGCTTCGCCAGCCGGTCCAGGGCCGCCTCCGCGCCCTCGGCGTCGGAGGCGAGGACGATCTCCTCGCCTCCCTGGGCGCCGAGGCCGAGGACGGCCAGCATGGAGGCCGCGTTGACGGGGGACCCGTCGGCCTTGGAGATCGTCACCGGGACGCCTGTGGCCGTGGCGGCTCGGACGAAGATGGAGGCGGGGCGGGCGTGGAGACCCTCGGCCCAGCCGACGTTGACGCGGCGCTCAGCCATGTGATGCTGCCCTTCAGGTGTTCAGAGGGGTTGAAGTTGTCTAGACCAGTCTTGTCTAGACCAGTTTCCCACATCGTGAAGCAAGCCGGGACGACCACGTGGGGCCGCCCCGTACGGGTCTCGGACCGCGGCCTCGGTCCGAGCTTGTGTCCCCCACAGAGTGCCCCGCGCCGTTGTCGTACGCGAGCCGTACTCTGGGGCCCATGCAGACCTCGTCGGACCGGCACGAGTACCCCGCCCACTGGGAAGCCGACGTGGTGCTGCGCGACGGCGGCACCGCGCGCGTCCGCCCCATCACCGTCGACGACGCCGAGCGCCTGGTCAGCTTCTACGAGCAGGTTTCCGACGAGTCGAAGTACTACCGCTTCTTCGCGCCGTACCCTCGCCTGTCCGCCAAGGACGTCCACCGCTTCACGCACCACGACTTTGTGGACCGGGTGGGACTCGCGGCCACCGTCGGCGGCGAGTTCATCGCCACCGTACGCTACGACCGGATCGGCGCCGGCGGAACACCCGCCACCGCGCCGGCCGACGAGGCCGAGGTCGCCTTCCTCGTCCAGGACGCCCACCAGGGCCGCGGCGTCGCCTCCGCCCTCCTGGAGCACATCGCCGCCGTCGCCCGCGAGCGGGGCATCCGCC from Streptomyces sp. CB09001 includes the following:
- a CDS encoding HPr family phosphocarrier protein, yielding MAERRVNVGWAEGLHARPASIFVRAATATGVPVTISKADGSPVNAASMLAVLGLGAQGGEEIVLASDAEGAEAALDRLAKLVTEGLEELPETV